A window of the Pungitius pungitius chromosome 3, fPunPun2.1, whole genome shotgun sequence genome harbors these coding sequences:
- the sidt2 gene encoding SID1 transmembrane family member 2 isoform X1, with protein sequence MVFRSCWKSRHKKSRGAAVRPAALLWFCVAQLVCSGDALGETVVQKEAEFDITYNDTVTSVNQTIYAFNHTVSRNKSEGVRVSVDVLSQDFESPILFVVRQKQAVLSFQIPLILRGLYQRKYPYNHVGRTLCQPPTLVASETQYFFVDVSTLSSQGTNYQLRVSRVESFTLHTDKKFSFTASPSQPQYFKYVFPDGVDTVIVKVNSDMTFPCSVMSIQDIQCPVYDLDNNVAFIGMYQTMTKKGAITVQRKDFPSNSFYVVVVVKTEDEACGGPLRFYPLLPDVLIDAGNRSKDIDVIVTPAIKLKVYVMGMLFCLGIFLSFYLLTFLIACLENKRLCRKKKRECLIPANVSPAETASLLGQNGDGKMPASPYEYGSFADNGSTLSSEAITDSATSTDNYGYAGQEVFKRRPILNRVHQFAICIERSLDSIGRSRLESLSSVEEDDYDTLDDIDSDKNIVRTKKFLYVADLSRKDKRILSKKYQIYFWNIATIAVFYALPVVQLVITYQTVVNVTGNQDICYYNFLCAHPMGALSAFNNILSNLGYVLLGLLFLLIVLKRDVIHQRALLRNDLNALECGIPKHFGLYYAMGTALMMEGLLSACYHVCPNYTNFQFDTSFMYMIAGLCMLKLYQKRHPDINASAYTAYACLAGVIFFSVLGVVFGKGNNVFWIVFSVIHILATMLLSTQLYYMGRWHLDSGILRRIVHVIYTDCIRQCSGPMYIDRMVLLVMGNIVNWSLAAYGLIERPNDFASYLLAIAICNLLLYFAFYIIMKLRSGERIQCLPLVIILFTAVVWGLALYFFFQGLSTWQKTPAESREHNRDCILLEFFDDHDIWHFLSSIAMFGSFLVLLTMDDDLDAVQRDKIFAF encoded by the exons ATGGTGTTCAGGAGCTGCTGGAAGTCGCGACATAAAAAAAGCCGCGGAGCTGCCGTCCGGCCGGCGGCGCTGCTCTGGTTCTGTGTGGCCCAGCTCGTGTGCAGCGGCGACGCGCTCGGCGAGACTGTGGTCCAGAAAGAGGCCGAATTCGACATCACGTACAACGACACGGTGACGAGTGTCAACCAGACCATCTACGCGTTCAACCACACCGTCTCCAGGAACAAG TCGGAGGGCGTGCGCGTGTCCGTGGATGTTTTGTCACAGGACTTCGAGAGTCCCATCCTGTTCGTGGTGCGACAGAAGCAAGCAGTGCTGTCTTTTCAAATCCCCCTCATTCTAAGAGGCCT CTACCAGAGGAAGTACCCTTACAACCACGTGGGCCGGACCCTGTGCCAGCCTCCGACCCTGGTCGCCTCAGAGACCCAGTACTTCTTCGTGGACGTGTCAACCCTCTCCAGCCAGGGAACAAACTACCAGTTGAGGGTCAGCCGCGTGGAGAGCTTCACCCTGCA TACGGACAAGAAGTTCAGCTTCACCGCGTCGCCGTCTCAACCGCAG taCTTCAAGTATGTCTTCCCAGATGGGGTAGACACTGTGATCGTCAAGGTCAACTCTGACATGACCTTTCCCTGCTCCGTCATGTCCATCCAGGACATCCAG TGCCCCGTCTATGACCTCGACAACAACGTTGCCTTCATTGGGATGTACCAGACGATGACCAAAAAAGGCGCCATCACCGTGCAG AGAAAAGACTTTCCCAGCAACAGCTTctacgtggtggtggtggtgaaaacGGAGGACGAGGCGTGCGGCGGGCCGCTGCGGTTCTACCCTCTTCTCCCCGATGTCCTCATCGACGCCGGCAACCGCAGCAAGGACATCGATGTCATCGTCACGCCCGCCATCAAAT TGAAGGTGTACGTGATGGGCATGCTGTTCTGTCTGGggatcttcctctccttctatCTGCTCACCTTCCTCATAGCCTGTCTGGAGAACAAGCG TTtgtgcaggaagaagaagagagagtgtCTGATTCCTGCCAACGTGTCGCCTGCGGAGACAG CTTCTCTGCTCGGGCAGAATGGAGATG GGAAAATGCCAGCCTCACCTTATGAATACGGGTCGTTCG ctgaCAACGGCAGCACGCTCAGCTCGGAGGCCATCACGGACAGCGCCACCTCAACCGACAACTACGGATACGCCG GACAGGAGGTTTTCAAACGTCGGCCAATCCTCAATCGCGTTCATCAGTTTGCCATCTGCATCG AGCGGTCGTTGGACAGTATTGGACGCAGCCGGCTGGAGTCTCTGAGctcggtggaggaggacgactaCGACACGCTGGACGACATCGACTCGGACAAAAACATTGTCCGCACCAAA AAGTTCCTGTACGTGGCCGACCTGTCCCGCAAAGACAAGAGGATCCTCAGCAAGAAATACCAAATCTACTTCTG GAACATCGCTACCATTGCTGTGTTCTACGCGCTGCCGGTCGTCCAGCTGGTCATCACCTACCAGACG GTGGTCAACGTCACAGGAAACCAGGACATCTGCTACTACAACTTCCTGTGTGCTCACCCGATGGGGGCCCTGAG cgccttCAACAACATCCTCAGTAACCTGGGTTACGTGCTGCTgggactcctcttcctccttatcGTCCTCAAGAGAGACGTCATCCACCAGCGAGCTCTGCTCCGCAACGACCTCAACGCGCTG GAGTGTGGCATCCCAAAGCACTTTGGTCTGTACTACGCCATGGGAACGGCCCTGATGATGGAGGGCCTGCTGAGCGCCTGCTACCACGTCTGTCCCAACTACACCAACTTCCAGTTTG ACACCTCCTTCATGTACATGATCGCTGGACTGTGCATGTTGAAGTTGTACCAGAAGAGACACCCAGACATCAACGCGAGTGCTTACACTGCGTACGCCTGCCTGGCCGGGGTCATCTTCTTCTCTGTGCTGGGAGTG GTCTTTGGGAAAGGAAACAACGTGTTCTGGATCGTGTTCTCGGTGATCCACATCCTGGCCACCATGCTGCTCAGCACGCAGCTCTACTACATGGGCCGCTGGCACCTCG ACTCCGGGATCCTCCGCAGGATCGTGCACGTCATCTACACGGATTGCATCCGGCAGTGCAGTGGACCCATGTACATT GACCGGATGGTTCTGCTGGTCATGGGGAACATAGTCAACTGGTCTCT AGCTGCCTACGGCCTCATAGAGCGACCCAACGACTTTGCCTCCTACCTGTTGGCCATCGCCATCTGCAACCTGCTGCTCTACTTtgccttttacatcattatgaag cTGCGGAGCGGCGAGAGAATCCAGTGTCTACCGTTGGTGATTATTCTGTTCACAGCTGTGGTTTGGGGCCTCGCACTGTATTTCTTCTTCCAGGGTCTCAGCACCTGGCAG AAAACCCCGGCGGAGTCTCGCGAGCACAACAGGGACTGCATCCTGCTCGAGTTCTTTGACGACCACGACATTTggcacttcctctcctccatcgcCATGTTCGGGTCCTTCCTG gTCCTCCTGACCATGGACGATGACCTCGACGCCGTCCAGCGGGACAAGATCTTTGCCTTCTAG
- the sidt2 gene encoding SID1 transmembrane family member 2 isoform X6 yields MVFRSCWKSRHKKSRGAAVRPAALLWFCVAQLVCSGDALGETVVQKEAEFDITYNDTVTSVNQTIYAFNHTVSRNKSEGVRVSVDVLSQDFESPILFVVRQKQAVLSFQIPLILRGLYQRKYPYNHVGRTLCQPPTLVASETQYFFVDVSTLSSQGTNYQLRVSRVESFTLHTDKKFSFTASPSQPQYFKYVFPDGVDTVIVKVNSDMTFPCSVMSIQDIQCPVYDLDNNVAFIGMYQTMTKKGAITVQRKDFPSNSFYVVVVVKTEDEACGGPLRFYPLLPDVLIDAGNRSKDIDVIVTPAIKLKVYVMGMLFCLGIFLSFYLLTFLIACLENKRLCRKKKRECLIPANVSPAETADNGSTLSSEAITDSATSTDNYGYAERSLDSIGRSRLESLSSVEEDDYDTLDDIDSDKNIVRTKKFLYVADLSRKDKRILSKKYQIYFWNIATIAVFYALPVVQLVITYQTVVNVTGNQDICYYNFLCAHPMGALSAFNNILSNLGYVLLGLLFLLIVLKRDVIHQRALLRNDLNALECGIPKHFGLYYAMGTALMMEGLLSACYHVCPNYTNFQFDTSFMYMIAGLCMLKLYQKRHPDINASAYTAYACLAGVIFFSVLGVVFGKGNNVFWIVFSVIHILATMLLSTQLYYMGRWHLDSGILRRIVHVIYTDCIRQCSGPMYIDRMVLLVMGNIVNWSLAAYGLIERPNDFASYLLAIAICNLLLYFAFYIIMKLRSGERIQCLPLVIILFTAVVWGLALYFFFQGLSTWQKTPAESREHNRDCILLEFFDDHDIWHFLSSIAMFGSFLVLLTMDDDLDAVQRDKIFAF; encoded by the exons ATGGTGTTCAGGAGCTGCTGGAAGTCGCGACATAAAAAAAGCCGCGGAGCTGCCGTCCGGCCGGCGGCGCTGCTCTGGTTCTGTGTGGCCCAGCTCGTGTGCAGCGGCGACGCGCTCGGCGAGACTGTGGTCCAGAAAGAGGCCGAATTCGACATCACGTACAACGACACGGTGACGAGTGTCAACCAGACCATCTACGCGTTCAACCACACCGTCTCCAGGAACAAG TCGGAGGGCGTGCGCGTGTCCGTGGATGTTTTGTCACAGGACTTCGAGAGTCCCATCCTGTTCGTGGTGCGACAGAAGCAAGCAGTGCTGTCTTTTCAAATCCCCCTCATTCTAAGAGGCCT CTACCAGAGGAAGTACCCTTACAACCACGTGGGCCGGACCCTGTGCCAGCCTCCGACCCTGGTCGCCTCAGAGACCCAGTACTTCTTCGTGGACGTGTCAACCCTCTCCAGCCAGGGAACAAACTACCAGTTGAGGGTCAGCCGCGTGGAGAGCTTCACCCTGCA TACGGACAAGAAGTTCAGCTTCACCGCGTCGCCGTCTCAACCGCAG taCTTCAAGTATGTCTTCCCAGATGGGGTAGACACTGTGATCGTCAAGGTCAACTCTGACATGACCTTTCCCTGCTCCGTCATGTCCATCCAGGACATCCAG TGCCCCGTCTATGACCTCGACAACAACGTTGCCTTCATTGGGATGTACCAGACGATGACCAAAAAAGGCGCCATCACCGTGCAG AGAAAAGACTTTCCCAGCAACAGCTTctacgtggtggtggtggtgaaaacGGAGGACGAGGCGTGCGGCGGGCCGCTGCGGTTCTACCCTCTTCTCCCCGATGTCCTCATCGACGCCGGCAACCGCAGCAAGGACATCGATGTCATCGTCACGCCCGCCATCAAAT TGAAGGTGTACGTGATGGGCATGCTGTTCTGTCTGGggatcttcctctccttctatCTGCTCACCTTCCTCATAGCCTGTCTGGAGAACAAGCG TTtgtgcaggaagaagaagagagagtgtCTGATTCCTGCCAACGTGTCGCCTGCGGAGACAG ctgaCAACGGCAGCACGCTCAGCTCGGAGGCCATCACGGACAGCGCCACCTCAACCGACAACTACGGATACGCCG AGCGGTCGTTGGACAGTATTGGACGCAGCCGGCTGGAGTCTCTGAGctcggtggaggaggacgactaCGACACGCTGGACGACATCGACTCGGACAAAAACATTGTCCGCACCAAA AAGTTCCTGTACGTGGCCGACCTGTCCCGCAAAGACAAGAGGATCCTCAGCAAGAAATACCAAATCTACTTCTG GAACATCGCTACCATTGCTGTGTTCTACGCGCTGCCGGTCGTCCAGCTGGTCATCACCTACCAGACG GTGGTCAACGTCACAGGAAACCAGGACATCTGCTACTACAACTTCCTGTGTGCTCACCCGATGGGGGCCCTGAG cgccttCAACAACATCCTCAGTAACCTGGGTTACGTGCTGCTgggactcctcttcctccttatcGTCCTCAAGAGAGACGTCATCCACCAGCGAGCTCTGCTCCGCAACGACCTCAACGCGCTG GAGTGTGGCATCCCAAAGCACTTTGGTCTGTACTACGCCATGGGAACGGCCCTGATGATGGAGGGCCTGCTGAGCGCCTGCTACCACGTCTGTCCCAACTACACCAACTTCCAGTTTG ACACCTCCTTCATGTACATGATCGCTGGACTGTGCATGTTGAAGTTGTACCAGAAGAGACACCCAGACATCAACGCGAGTGCTTACACTGCGTACGCCTGCCTGGCCGGGGTCATCTTCTTCTCTGTGCTGGGAGTG GTCTTTGGGAAAGGAAACAACGTGTTCTGGATCGTGTTCTCGGTGATCCACATCCTGGCCACCATGCTGCTCAGCACGCAGCTCTACTACATGGGCCGCTGGCACCTCG ACTCCGGGATCCTCCGCAGGATCGTGCACGTCATCTACACGGATTGCATCCGGCAGTGCAGTGGACCCATGTACATT GACCGGATGGTTCTGCTGGTCATGGGGAACATAGTCAACTGGTCTCT AGCTGCCTACGGCCTCATAGAGCGACCCAACGACTTTGCCTCCTACCTGTTGGCCATCGCCATCTGCAACCTGCTGCTCTACTTtgccttttacatcattatgaag cTGCGGAGCGGCGAGAGAATCCAGTGTCTACCGTTGGTGATTATTCTGTTCACAGCTGTGGTTTGGGGCCTCGCACTGTATTTCTTCTTCCAGGGTCTCAGCACCTGGCAG AAAACCCCGGCGGAGTCTCGCGAGCACAACAGGGACTGCATCCTGCTCGAGTTCTTTGACGACCACGACATTTggcacttcctctcctccatcgcCATGTTCGGGTCCTTCCTG gTCCTCCTGACCATGGACGATGACCTCGACGCCGTCCAGCGGGACAAGATCTTTGCCTTCTAG